The DNA segment GTGCCAATATTTGACCACCTGTGGGGTGGCTGTCAAGGCCGCTGCCTTGATGCTGATGTTTTGAACGGTGAGGTCTCATAGCGGAAAAAATTTTTGTGGAGATACCTACTAGATCTTGACACGGACGCGCACCATTAGTTCGCTTGCAATATTTGTGCAATATAGTATAATAAACTTGCGAGCAACACATATAGTAGTATAACGAGAGAGGTTTTGAGGACGGAACAGGCAGCCGTCGCCCTATTGTTTGGAGATGTGGGAAGGTCACCCCACCAAACCTCTTTCGTCTGGAAGAGCCAGAGTACCTGGCTCTTCTCGTTTTATTGATATTCAATTCGACCTCTTTCTCTTTCTCCTTTTGCGAACCAAAATTTTGCCTTTAATAGGATTCATCACCCTACCTTTTGCGTCCTTTTTAACCTGTTCAGTACACAAAAGGTCTCTTTTGGGTATTTCTGGGTTTAACTTCGTCGTCTCCTAAGTTTTCCGCTTCTTCTTCTCTTGGTGTCTTCGCTGCCTTGCTGCCGACGAAGCCCGCCTTCCTTTTGCGCGGCAGTCTAAACACCACACCTGCCTGTTGGAGCGGCAGGCAAACTGCCGCCGGCAGATCGGGCAGATTTTTCGGGTTCTGCATATCTTGTTTTCAGAATTTTCAATCATACCCCCAAAATTTGCTTAAAACCCCCTTTCTAATGTGACAAATCGAAGCATTAACGAGATATAATTAAATATCAGTATTAATTTGATGTGCATTTTTTAATATAAAGCTAAAATCGCTTGTATTAACTGATAATCGTCAAATTTAAACATCATTTTTTAACGCTTTTTTGGAGTAATACATTTGGTAAAAATCGAAAAATTCGTTCCAGATTTATCAAGGCTTCAGAGGTTGTCTAAAGCGTTACTATGACCCCTGTTTTTGCTCCCCGGGAACGACGTTTTCTTTCTTTCGGATCACCACACTTAACACAATACCGCTGCCGGCTGCTGGCTGGAGAAAACAAATCGCCGCAGACCGCGCATTTTCGCTGATCAGTTTGTTTCTCAAACATCTCTACTACCGCCATCACCTTTTCCTTCGGCCCTACAAACTGCCAGGCGAACATCTGGCCGTCCCGGTAGTATTGCCCCATCACTCTCAGGCCCGCTTTCCTGGCCGCGTCTTTTACCGCCTGGTCGTCGGTGTACAGCGCCCACCTATTGCCGGCAAGCTCCCAGTTTTCGACGGTAATTGTGGTTCCGCCACGGCTTGTTCATCCCCCTTTTCTACGGTGTTATTAAAAACAAACCCCTTTTATCTCATGAAAAAAAGAAAAAGCCGGAGGACTGAGCCTCCAGCTTTTTTCATTAACAAAAGGCATAGGCGGGAATTTCTCCCGGTATGCTTTTGCTGTTCCATTATACCTTTCCTTTTTGCTCCCGACTGATTGCCTCAGCAATCCACGACCGGATCAGGGTTTGGTACGGTATGTCCTTTCTCCTGGCGATCTCTTTGGCTGCCTCTATTTGGGACACCCGCAGCCGCAGGGTAACCCGCTTGGTCATAGACTGTTCCTTGATTTTTGCGGCCAGCTTGGGGTCAAGCTCAACCGTCTCCGGTTCAAACAATCCGCGTTCCATAGCCTCAGCGAAGCTGTAACTGTCAAAAAACCGGGCAGCCTCTTCTTCTGTTGCAAATTCCGGCAATTCGTCATTTTTGAATTCGGGCAGTTTCTTAGACATTAACTCACTCCCCTCTTTGCTTGCGGTAATACCGCCTCTCGGCTGGGGTCATGTCCCGGGCAGTGACGACACGAGCCAAACCATCGGGCTTTCGCAAGTACACCACAAAAAGGTAACGTCCTCCTTCTGTTCGTCCGTACACCGTATGATAGTCACCGCGCCCTCTGCGAAAAATCGGCCCGTTCTTGAAAACATTCTCGGCTTCCCAGGGCATAACCTTATGTCTGGCAATATGCCCGATATTTCGAGCATCCCATTCAAATCTGCTAATTTTCACGCTCAACACCTGCTTTCAATATAACATACGTCACGCCATTGTCAAGACAAATATAAAGAGCGGCTGTAGATCGGCCAGAGTTTCGTTCACAGTACTTATGTACGGTAAAACAGGTATTGAAAAAGGTGGGTATCCCTCGGGTATTATCAATATGGCAAACACACAACACCCACGAAGGAGGGAACCCACCCAATGAAATTATACCAACAACTTAAAGCTTACGGTAATCCCCAAGCTCCTGTTCAAGTCATTATCTCCCTTCTCCAACAACATTCTTCTCATAAGGTTGCTTAAAAGTGGCAGGGCCTCCAAATTCATGGCCGTTATCGGTTTGAAAGAAAACAGATAGTGATTGGCCCCCAACCTGCCGGCGTTCGAATACGAAGCCATGCTGCACGGCAGCCCGGAATTCCAAAACCACGTCTTTTGGCACGACTGGACGGACCGCTTCTGTTCGTTCATCAGCATCCCCAACCTCATACTTGGGCCGGACGGTGCAATGTACGTCACCAAAAACACTGCCACCCGGTTTACTGACGGCTGGAATTTCGCGACCTACTCCGATCGGCAGTGCGGGACATTGAAAAAGCGCCGCCCTGAGCTTGCCTCAATCATCGACGGATACCCGCTCACAGATAGAAACGGAAAAGTAACGGGATGGCACCAGCCGAGCTACGTCAATAATGTCCGGGCGGTCTACCGTATTTACCCCGACGGGCGACAGGAAATGCTCGACGAAGGCACCGTGCCGCTTATCCCGCCTGAAGGCGTTGAACATATCTCATGGTGGTTCACGCCCAACCGCTACATCGCACCGCTGATCAGAGACGGCTACGCCGTCCGCGACGATTATGTGGTGCCGACAGACAATCCCGATGTGGTGCTGGCTACAAGCGGCTGCTGGCTCTGGCAGTATAACGTCAAAACCTTTGAGTACAAGCGCATTCAGCCAGTCCCCGGTAATGAATGGCCGACGGGCAACCGCACGGTGTTTGCGCCAGACGAGCATTTCACCCCGACCAAACCGCGCCTCACCAAAACGCTGGGAGTCTTTTTCGCTGGTACAGGAACCTTCTGGCGGCTGTACAACGGCCAGTACTACCAGGACCTCGGCGGTTTAGGGGCAGGATATGACAGTATTGCTGATTACAGTGTAGATGAAGACAACCGCCTGATCTACGTCTTAACGAAAAACGGCCAACTGCTCAGAGTCGACTTCTCTGACGTGTTGCCCAAGATGGAGATCAAACAGACAGGCGAGGCGATTTCAACTCAGCACCCCCATCCGTTCAGAGTGCGGTACGAACGAAATAACTTTGCCATGTATGGCACAGACGAAAAATACGCCATGCCGTATAATAAAGGCGGCAGCCTCTATGTTCCGGTCGATG comes from the Bacillota bacterium genome and includes:
- a CDS encoding BrnT family toxin translates to MSVKISRFEWDARNIGHIARHKVMPWEAENVFKNGPIFRRGRGDYHTVYGRTEGGRYLFVVYLRKPDGLARVVTARDMTPAERRYYRKQRGE